In the genome of Candidatus Saccharimonadales bacterium, one region contains:
- the tyrS gene encoding tyrosine--tRNA ligase has translation MKLSEELAWRGFVNQTTLKDITELDGAPISFYWGVDPSADSMTIGNLAAAMMVRHFIAHGHKAVLLVGGATGMIGDPDGKTEERELKTLDEIAKNKAGITDEYKRVFNGMDFEVVDNYDWFKDIGYLSFLRDVGKNVPLSQMLGRDFVQSRLGEDGAGISYAEFSYALIQGYDFVHLSRTRGVTLQVCGADQWGNSITGVDLIRRITGGEAHVYSVPLVINKATGKKFGKSEGGAIWLNPKKTSVFKFYQFWLNVDDEGALDYAKIYTLLSKEAINELAERQRQDPSAREAQKALAREVTTIVHGKDRFESVERVTKVLFGGADFASLTEDDLDALAGEIPVVTTEKTIVEGLIEAGVCASNGEARRLVAGGAISLDGQRMVEDIRITAPALLKKGKNTFILVR, from the coding sequence ATGAAACTTTCCGAAGAGCTGGCGTGGCGAGGTTTTGTAAACCAGACGACGTTAAAAGATATTACCGAACTAGACGGAGCTCCTATCTCTTTCTATTGGGGTGTCGATCCTAGTGCCGACAGTATGACAATTGGTAATCTTGCGGCCGCAATGATGGTCCGTCATTTTATTGCACATGGTCACAAAGCCGTCCTTCTTGTGGGCGGAGCTACCGGAATGATTGGTGATCCAGACGGGAAAACCGAAGAGCGTGAACTCAAAACACTCGACGAAATCGCAAAGAACAAAGCGGGTATCACAGATGAATACAAGCGTGTCTTTAATGGCATGGATTTTGAAGTAGTCGATAATTACGATTGGTTTAAAGATATAGGCTATCTGTCATTCCTCCGTGATGTGGGTAAAAATGTTCCCCTCAGTCAGATGCTTGGCCGTGATTTTGTGCAATCGCGACTTGGGGAAGACGGGGCTGGTATAAGTTACGCTGAGTTTAGTTACGCACTTATTCAGGGGTATGATTTTGTTCATCTCTCTCGCACTCGGGGTGTTACGCTTCAGGTTTGTGGAGCTGATCAATGGGGTAACTCAATTACGGGTGTTGATCTAATCCGACGCATTACGGGCGGTGAAGCGCATGTATATTCCGTACCTCTCGTTATCAATAAAGCGACGGGCAAGAAGTTTGGTAAGTCCGAAGGAGGGGCTATATGGCTCAACCCGAAAAAGACAAGCGTATTCAAGTTTTATCAGTTTTGGCTGAATGTTGATGATGAAGGCGCATTGGATTACGCTAAAATTTATACGTTACTTTCGAAAGAAGCTATTAATGAGCTAGCTGAAAGGCAGCGACAAGATCCTAGTGCTCGTGAGGCGCAGAAAGCTTTGGCGCGCGAAGTAACGACAATTGTACACGGAAAAGATCGTTTTGAGTCCGTTGAACGAGTCACGAAAGTATTATTTGGTGGGGCAGACTTTGCCAGTCTCACTGAGGATGACCTTGACGCTCTCGCAGGTGAGATTCCCGTCGTTACCACGGAAAAAACTATTGTTGAAGGTTTGATAGAGGCGGGCGTGTGCGCGAGTAACGGCGAAGCGCGCCGGCTTGTGGCGGGAGGAGCGATTTCACTTGACGGTCAAAGGATGGTCGAAGATATTCGCATTACGGCGCCGGCTCTCTTAAAAAAAGGCAAAAATACCTTTATCCTCGTTCGTTAG